From Pan troglodytes isolate AG18354 chromosome 9, NHGRI_mPanTro3-v2.0_pri, whole genome shotgun sequence, the proteins below share one genomic window:
- the LOC466542 gene encoding olfactory receptor 7E24-like has protein sequence MYLVTVLGNLLIILAVGSDSHLDTLMYFFLSNLSLPDIGFTSATVPKMIEEMQSHSRVIYHGDCLTQMSFFVLFACKDDMILTVMAYDWFVAICHPLNYPGIMNPHLCVLLVLVPFFLSLLDSQLHNLIVLQFICFKNVEISNFFSDPFQCLNLACSDSDINNIYIYLDSTIFGFLRISGILLCYYTIVFPILRIPSSDGNYKAFSTCGSRLAVVCLFYGTGIGVYLTSAVSSSPRNEVVASAMYAVVVTPLLNPFICSLKNRDIQSALWKLHSRTV, from the coding sequence ATGTACCTGGTCACGGTGCTGGGGAACCTGCTCATTATCCTGGCCGTCGGCTCTGACTCCCACCTCGACACCCTcatgtacttcttcctctccaactTGTCCTTGCCTGACATCGGTTTCACCTCGGCCACAGTCCCCAAGATGATTGAGGAGATGCAATCGCATAGCAGAGTCATCTACCATGGGGACTGCCTGACACAGAtgtctttctttgtcctttttgcatGTAAGGATGACATGATCCTGACTGTGATGGCCTATGACTGGTTTGTGGCCATCTGTCACCCCCTGAACTACCCAGGCATCATGAATCCTCACCTCTGTGTCTTATTAGTTTTGGTGCCTTTTTTCCTTAGCCTGTTGGATTCCCAGCTGCACAATTTGATTGTGTTACAATTCATCTGCTTCAAGAATGTGGAAATCTCTAATTTTTTCTCTGACCCATTTCAATGTCTCAACCTTGCCTGTTCTGACAGTGACAtcaataacatatacatatatttagatagtactatatttggttttcttcGCATTTCAGGGATCCTTTTGTGTTACTATACAATTGTCTTCCCCATTCTAAGAATTCCATCCTCAGATGGGAACTATAAAGCCTTCTCCACCTGCGGCTCTCGCCTGGcagttgtttgcttattttatggAACAGGCATTGGCGTGTACCTGACTTCCGCTGTGTCATCATCCCCCAGGAATGAGGTGGTGGCGTCAGCAATGTACGCTGTGGTGGTCACCCCCTTGCTGAACCCCTTCATCTGCAGCCTGAAAAACAGGGACATTCAAAGTGCCCTGTGGAAGCTGCACAGCAGAACAGTCTAA